In Camelina sativa cultivar DH55 chromosome 16, Cs, whole genome shotgun sequence, a single window of DNA contains:
- the LOC104749737 gene encoding type 1 phosphatases regulator YPI2-like isoform X1 produces MSTATRSSSSATTSVVVENPVSQSQPTERLVLRLNRKKKKVSWKDGTVDNEFMQKKSSKKCCIFHKQKPFDEDDSEEEDNHHHHHDHDHEHSESGMQDLDGNCNFCLGAAEMLSFRSQFGWETRGQRDKWLDLCTRKMVYIR; encoded by the exons ATGAGCACAGCGACGAGGTCTTCTTCCTCAGCAACAACTTCTGTCGTAGTAGAAAACCctgtttctcaatcacaacctaCGGAAAGATTAGTGCTTCGGTTGaaccggaagaagaagaaagtttcgTGGAAAGACGGGACTGTGGACAACGAGTTCATGCAGAAGAAGAGTTCCAAGAAATGTTGCATCTTTCACAAACAGAAGCCCTTCGATGAGGATGacagcgaagaagaagataaccaccaccatcaccatgATCATGACCATGAACACTCTGAATCTG GGATGCAAGATCTAGATGGAAACTGTAATTTCTGTCTTGGGGCAGCTGAAATGCTTTCATTTAGATCACAGTTTGGCTGGGAAACAAGAG GTCAAAGAGATAAATGGCTGGATTTGTGTACAAGGAAGATGGTTTATATCAGATAA
- the LOC104749741 gene encoding protein ROOT PRIMORDIUM DEFECTIVE 1-like: MIRDLFGILGTKKVPLLIRRFSLCSTKKDPDLESALSRNKRWIVNSRLKNIILRCPNQVASVKFLQKKFKTLDLQGKALNWLKKYPCCFQVYLEDDEYYCRLTKPMMALVEEEELVKDAQEPVLADRLAKLLMMSVNQRLNVVKLNEFKRSFGFSDDYVIRILPKYSDVFRIVNYSGRKSSMEIELLLWKPELAVSAVEAAANKCGSEPSFSCSLPSTWTKPWERFMEFNASPYISPYEDHGDLVEGSKESKKRSVGLVHELLSLTLWKKLSIVKLSHFKREFGLPERLNSMLLKHPGIFYVANKYQVHTVLLREGYNGSELIHKDPLVVVKDKFGELMQQGLYEYNHRRYLANQEKKREKGIESLKSVVRKKDRIHDEDDVNEQENHGDRPGGLFDTEERKRFYQILFSDTQ, from the coding sequence ATGATACGGGATTTATTTGGAATTCTGGGTACCAAGAAGGTTCCATTGTTAATCCGAAGATTCTCACTTTGCTCTACGAAGAAAGACCCTGATCTCGAATCTGCTCTCTCGCGTAACAAGAGATGGATAGTTAACAGTAGGCTCAAGAACATTATCTTAAGGTGTCCCAACCAGGTTGCATCGGTTAAGTTTCTACAGAAGAAGTTTAAGACTCTTGATCTGCAGGGGAAAGCCTTGAACTGGCTTAAGAAGTACCCTTGTTGTTTCCAGGTTTATCTCGAGGACGATGAGTATTACTGTCGTTTAACTAAACCTATGATGGCgcttgtggaagaagaagagctggTCAAAGATGCCCAAGAGCCTGTGCTAGCTGATAGGCTTGCAAAGCTGCTTATGATGAGTGTTAATCAGCGCCTCAATGTGGTGAAACTTAACGAGTTTAAGCGGAGCTTTGGATTCTCTGATGATTATGTTATTAGGATACTACCAAAGTACTCGGATGTGTTTCGGATAGTGAATTATAGTGGCAGGAAGAGTTCAATGGAGATAGAGCTTTTGTTGTGGAAGCCTGAGTTGGCTGTTTCTGCAGTGGAAGCAGCAGCAAACAAATGCGGCTCTGAGCCTAGTTTCTCTTGCTCGTTACCTTCCACATGGACCAAACCTTGGGAGAGGTTCATGGAGTTTAATGCCTCTCCTTACATATCTCCGTATGAGGATCATGGGGATCTTGTCGAGGGTTCAAAGGAGAGTAAGAAGAGAAGTGTTGGTTTGGTGCACGAGTTACTCTCGTTGACGCTGTGGAAGAAGCTGTCAATCGTAAAGCTGAGTCATTTCAAGAGGGAATTTGGGTTGCCGGAGAGGCTAAATTCTATGCTTCTGAAACATCCAGGCATATTCTACGTCGCCAACAAGTATCAGGTTCACACTGTGCTTCTTAGAGAAGGATACAATGGCTCGGAATTGATTCACAAGGACCCGCTCGTTGTTGTGAAGGATAAATTTGGGGAACTGATGCAGCAGGGCTTGTATGAGTATAATCACAGGAGGTATTTGGCTaatcaagagaagaaaagagagaaaggtaTTGAATCTTTGAAGTCTGTGGTGAGAAAGAAAGACAGGATTcacgatgaagatgatgtcaATGAACAAGAAAACCATGGCGATCGACCAGGTGGTCTGTTTGAtacagaagagagaaaaaggttCTATCAGATTCTCTTCAGTGACACCCAATAA
- the LOC104749745 gene encoding transcription factor bHLH155 — protein sequence MGSSSQEILRSFCSNTDWNYAVFWKLNHRGSRMVLTLEDAYYGINNSPEVKDSGVIPKNMHGVHDPLGLAVAKMSYHVYSLGEGIVGQVAVSGEHQWLFPEYYDNCLSEFEFHNVWESQISAGIKTILVVAVGPCGVVQLGSLRKVNEDVNLVNHIRQIFLALRDPLADHAANLMQCNMNNSLCLPKIPSEGLHAKAFPDCSGEVDKAMDLDDSNILTQYKTRRRDSLPYDTPLSCLLMENAAQVVGGREVVQGSTCGSNSGVTYGFPTDLVDTKHENQIGTNIISDAPHVGMTSGCKDRRGLDSTLQLYMKNHVLNNTSSSALAIEAERMITCQSYPGLDSTIHASSRTENEVFQLSENHGNKDLKETERILGRNCESSRFDALISPGYTFAGSELLEAFGSSFKQTSTGQEELLKSEHRSTIRPTDDISHSQLTFDSGPENLLDAVVANVCQSDGNARDDMLSSRSGQSLLTNMEVAEPSGQKKHNVVNPVDSTMNHLPFVEMDTQQNSSDICGAFSSIGFSSTYPSSSSDQFQTSLDIPKKNKKRAKPGESSRPRPRDRQLIQDRIKELRELVPNGSKCSIDSLLERTIKHMLFLQNVTKHADKLSKSAKTKMQQKETGMQGSSCAVEVGGHLQVCSIIVENLNKQGMVLIEMLCEECSHFLEIANVIRSLDLVILRGITETQGEKTWICFVTESQNSKVMQRMDILWSLVQIFQPKANNGKS from the exons ATGGGTTCTAGTTCTCAGGAGATACTAAGGAGCTTTTGCTCTAACACGGACTGGAACTATGCTGTGTTCTGGAAACTTAATCATCGAGGATCTCGAAT GGTACTTACCTTGGAGGATGCTTACTATGGGATAAATAACTCACCGGAAGTTAAGGATTCCGGCGTTATACCAAAAAACATGCATGGAGTACATGACCCCCTTGGGTTAGCTGTGGCAAAGATGTCTTATCATGTCTATTCTCTCGGGGAAGG GATTGTAGGACAAGTTGCAGTTTCTGGTGAACATCAATGGTTATTCCCCGAATATTATGATAACTGTCTCTCAGAATTTGAG TTTCATAACGTTTGGGAGAGTCAAATTTCTGCTGGAATTAAG ACCATTCTTGTAGTAGCTGTTGGTCCCTGTGGAGTTGTGCAGCTAGGCTCTTTGCGTAAA GTTAATGAAGATGTGAATTTGGTGAATCATATCCGACAAATATTTCTGGCCCTTAGGGATCCATTGGCAGATCATGCAGCAAATTTAATGCAATGTAATATGAACAATTCGTTATGTCTG CCAAAAATACCTTCTGAAGGCTTACATGCCAAGGCTTTCCCTGATTGCTCTGGAGAAGTTGACAAAGCTATGGATTTGGACGACTCAAATATTCTAACTCAATACAAAACTAGAAGACGTGATAGCTTGCCTTACGATACTCCTTTGTCATGTCTTCTCATGGAGAATGCAGCTCAAGTTGTTGGTGGTCGTGAAGTTGTGCAAGGATCTACTTGTGGGAGCAATAGCGGTGTCACATATGGCTTTCCAACTGACTTGGTTGATACTAAACATGAGAATCAAATAGGTACAAATATAATCAGTGATGCACCTCATGTGGGAATGACTAGTGGCTGCAAAGATCGAAGAGGATTAGATTCCACTTTACAACTGTATATGAAGAACCATGTGCTCAATAATACAAGCTCATCAGCTTTAGCAATTGAGGCTGAAAGAATGATTACATGCCAATCATATCCAGGCCTGGACTCAACTATTCATGCTTCATCGAGAACAGAAAATGAAGTGTTCCAACTATCTGAGAACCACGGAAATAAAGACCTAAAAGAGACTGAGCGTATACTGGGGAGGAATTGCGAGTCTAGTCGATTTGATGCTTTGATCTCACCTGGGTATACCTTTGCTGGCAGCGAGCTGCTCGAGGCGTTTGGCTCTTCTTTCAAGCAAACAAGCACTGGTCAAGAGGAGCTACTGAAGTCTGAACATCGTTCAACAATAAGACCAACAGATGATATAAGTCATAGCCAGCTGACATTTGACTCTGGCCCTGAGAATCTTCTAGATGCTGTGGTTGCTAATGTGTGTCAAAGCGATGGCAATGCCAGGGATGATATGTTGTCGAGCAGATCTGGACAATCATTGCTTACCAACATGGAAGTGGCAGAACCCTCGGGTCAAAAGAAGCATAATGTTGTTAATCCAGTTGATAGTACTATGAATCACCTGCCATTTGTAGAGATGGATACCCAACAAAATTCATCAGATATCTGTGGAGCATTCTCTTCCATTGGATTCTCATCTACGTATCCCAGCTCCTCTAGTGATCAGTTTCAGACATCCCTTGACATTcccaagaagaacaaaaagaggGCTAAACCTGGTGAAAGTTCTCGACCTCGCCCAAGAGACAGACAACTCATTCAGGATCGAATAAAGGAACTTAGAGAACTTGTACCTAATGGATCTAAG TGCAGCATTGATTCTTTGCTAGAACGCACGATCAAGCACATGCTCTTTTTGCAGAATGTTACTAAGCATGCTGACAAGCTCAGTAAAAGTGCTAAGACAAAG ATGCAACAAAAGGAAACTGGTATGCAAGGTTCAAGCTGCGCAGTGGAGGTTGGAGGCCATCTTCAAGTATGCTCGATTATCGTGGAGAATCTTAACAAGCAGGGAATGGTGCTTATCGAG ATGTTATGTGAAGAATGTAGCCATTTTCTTGAGATTGCAAACGTCATTAGGAGCTTAGACCTCGTCATCCTAAGAGGCATCACTGAGACTCAGGGCGAGAAAACATGGATTTGCTTTGTAACTGAG AGCCAAAACAGCAAAGTAATGCAGAGGATGGACATTTTGTGGTCGCTGGTGCAAATATTTCAACCAAAGGCCAATAATGGCAAGAGTTAG
- the LOC104749742 gene encoding uncharacterized protein LOC104749742, translated as MEGHVLFNSSVNLSSIGRDASTCNNKAVPLNLNKRKAVEPPCSESKKKKHQLSHDITAETNQIDDRKSFAAAKTTQKKKQSAIPMIVSKNHRSGVHGTGEIKKNLKKRKPDDVCKSVPETTSRPLIKLKTQPPAKVSENPKSCPVLKKNATETLELFEIAKKSADVANAKGILAAEAETSICVDSLALLIEFPICSAASETKRIMARLEHLTKHKNRKICNSASALLHCWRQSIRDQELRESREG; from the coding sequence ATGGAAGGTCACGTTTTGTTCAACTCCTCTGTTAATCTTTCTTCCATCGGAAGAGACGCTTCTACTTGCAACAACAAAGCTGTTCCCTTGAATCTGAATAAACGTAAGGCTGTTGAACCACCATGTTcggaatcgaagaagaagaaacatcagCTCTCTCATGATATCACGGCAGAGACTAATCAAATCGATGACCGCAAGTCTTTTGCTGCAGCGAAGACTacccaaaagaagaagcaatcgGCTATACCTATGATAGTTTCTAAAAACCATAGATCTGGGGTTCATGGAACGGGAGAGATTAAGAAAAACTTGAAGAAGCGGAAGCCTGACGACGTTTGCAAGTCTGTTCCAGAAACAACATCAAGGCCGCTGATCAAGTTGAAGACGCAGCCGCCTGCGAAAGTatctgaaaaccctaaaagttgTCCAGTTTTGAAGAAGAACGCAACAGAGACTTTGGAGCTTTTTGAAATAGCCAAGAAATCTGCTGACGTGGCGAACGCAAAAGGAATTCTCGCGGCTGAAGCAGAGACTTCAATCTGCGTAGACAGTCTCGCGTTACTCATCGAATTCCCCATCTGCTCAGCAGCTTCTGAAACAAAGAGGATCATGGCGAGGCTTGAGCATCTGACAAAGCACAAAAATCGAAAAATCTGCAACTCTGCATCAGCTCTTCTTCACTGTTGGAGGCAGAGTATTAGAGATCAAGAACTCAGAGAGTCTCGAGAAGGCTAG
- the LOC104749737 gene encoding type 1 phosphatases regulator YPI2-like isoform X2: MSTATRSSSSATTSVVVENPVSQSQPTERLVLRLNRKKKKVSWKDGTVDNEFMQKKSSKKCCIFHKQKPFDEDDSEEEDNHHHHHDHDHEHSESGEASSSNDSKAVD; encoded by the coding sequence ATGAGCACAGCGACGAGGTCTTCTTCCTCAGCAACAACTTCTGTCGTAGTAGAAAACCctgtttctcaatcacaacctaCGGAAAGATTAGTGCTTCGGTTGaaccggaagaagaagaaagtttcgTGGAAAGACGGGACTGTGGACAACGAGTTCATGCAGAAGAAGAGTTCCAAGAAATGTTGCATCTTTCACAAACAGAAGCCCTTCGATGAGGATGacagcgaagaagaagataaccaccaccatcaccatgATCATGACCATGAACACTCTGAATCTGGTGAGGCCTCTTCTTCTAATGATTCTAAAGCTGTTGACTAA